ATTGCTCGTAATCCGGCTTGCATATGAGAGGGTGTGTTGAAGTTgttatcccacatcgcttgaAAATGGGTCCCacatgctctttatattcatgtgatctcccttcacctatcagcttaagcttttggattgaacTTTTTAAAGCCCAATCACTTAGGATGCatttatttaatgaaaactgggcttgtatcgcttacaaaaataaatgaatgtaaaatatttcgtcttttgaaaataattaaacacgaattattattgataataaaaatatttaattaatcattttaaatCTTAAGTAATCCGTAAACCAAACGCTTTAAAAAAATCGTTCTGCTTTCCCAAGAGAATAATCATAGTTTCTACTTCGTTGTCAACAATAGTTTCCTTTTACTGATGACTATATAAAAGGAATCTACTTGTCGAGCACCTATTGCAGCCTCAGCCAAAGACATGAAATTACTTTGACTGCAAGTACAAGTTCACTTCTAATCAAACCATGGTATTggcccaaaagaaaaatcaattagatTATTAATAAGGGTATGGGGTTAGGCAGCAACTTATGGAGTTTATCATTCTGCTTCGCCCTAACAAGAAACTGACATCATCCAAGACCACTCTTTTCTTGGCACTGCCGTGTACAACACCAACACAAGACATAGCAATCCGTGATTGGATCTCATGGGGTGCTTTTTCTTGGGTTGTCAGATTAAACTAATCAGATGTTCCATCACGATAAGACGGTTATTAAACTCCGCTTAGAAAACATGAACCCCATTTTCTCCGCCGATTTTCGGATGGTGACTCGTTCGGCTGCGATAGCAAAATGTTGGAGAAGAGTTGCGATTGCTCGAAAGGTTGAATCGACGAGTTATATGGGCTAACCGGGTGTTGTGGCTTGCTAAATTACTTGCTAAGTAGTCTTCTACCCTAACAAATCTCAACATCGATATCGAGTAGCTATGAGGGCTCGTTTGGCCACGAGGGCGATTCTCACTCTGCAATGACAGTAATCCATGAGATCTCTTATATAACCCAGATAGATACCGATATACATCGAGAGAGGGCATATCAATCAACAATTCCTTCAAATATTGATATACATATGGAGGATCCATCAACCGAATATTATACGAAATTATCAACATTTTATTTGAGCTAATAACCAGCTTTTTTCTCAACAAAGTAACCCAGTGAAAAAGCTGGTAAATTAAAAGAAAGTCAAATGAAGCGTAGGTAACTCATTTGGTAATTCGTACTTGGTTGATAACTTAGTCGGAGAAAAGTAGATAAATCAtttaaaggacaaaaaaaaaaaaaaagaatcacatgCTTACGTAGGTGGTTCCATAGTTGATGAATgtgttctctctctcgattCAGCACTATATAAACCTTCACTCTCCACCCTCATTATCTCATCACCTCACCCTTCACTCTTGCTCATTCCCCTCTTCTCTACACCATCGACCAAGCCAAGACACCAAAACATGAACCTCGTCCCGAGCTCCGACGGAGCATCGTTGGCCACGGCCATGGCGGTCTCGGGCACGTTGATCCTCTTCGCCATAGGCTTCCAAAAGTCCTACTCGACCACCCGCGGCATAGTCGACCACATCGCTGAATTCTCGGACCCAGACATCCCGTCTTGCACGATCTCCGGTACGCTTAAAAGCTTTCGACTACACATATGTAAACTCTAATCTGCACTGCAAGTACTCCATAACTGATCGGGCCGTGGCCCTTGTGCAGGCgcaaccaagaagaagaagaagatcaagagagagaaagcaaggcGGAGTGTCCACTTCGAAGAGGATGTTGCAGGCCCTGATTGTTACAATGAGGAGTTCGAGATTCGTCGTGACGGGAATAATGAAAACGATTCTAAAATTAATGATTATCGTTCTTCGTCAAGCACAAAGTCCAAAAGCTCGTCCAAGTTCGGAGGAATGCCAGCGAACAGAGCGGCGCTTTACGAAGCAGTTCTCAGGGATCGCATCCGTCACAGAGTGGCCAGTTGCTATCGATAATTCGCTTTCTTTATTTTCACGTGAAAAGAAGAGGATGAAAATATCACGTTTGTATAATATCTCCATCATCAGCCAATTAGTATATTCCGATAAATATTctatattttctcttctttttttatcctttttttttctagctctttttttttttttccttatgttcTACCTTGGTATGAAGCAAGGATGTGTAAGGAGCCCATAGAGATTGATATGTGGGCTCAaatgtgtattttttttaatgaatgtGTGGAAGGAGGAGGTTTTTCTTAAGTAAAATCTTTTGGTTGGTTGTCCCATTTATGTAATTGTAGTAAGGCTATCTAAGAATCACAAGTGCCACAACTTACTTAAACAGTTAAACTTAATTTAGATGTCATGCTATATGGAATGCTAATTAATTGGGTAGCTAGAGACCAAAGCAGAATCACTTTGTTtcctcgacccaaaaaaaaaaaaccgaaaactCAGGGAAGAACGCTTGACCAACTAGCTCTCCTCGCTCGACCAACCAGCTCCACCGCCGCCAATCGCACCGCCGCCAACCGCCGTCTgttggagaaaaaggaaaagaaaatagaatacaattacctttttaaaaaaataaaaaaaaaattaattttttagaaaaaatttaacaaaatcactagatttgtattggatgaaagtgttttagcaaatATTCAacgatttggttaaatatagaagtgtttaagtaatacggtcGGGTTAAGTATGGGTCGTGTCGAGTATGGATCATTAAATTTATACCGCATGAAAATAGATCAATATGGATCCGActaaacccgacccgacccacccatttgacacattTAGTCGTAGTCCAATTCCATCACTTTATGTTTCTGACTTTTGTAATCTTGTTTTTTTATACTTTGCAACATTTATGTTTATCGTAGCAAGCAATTTAAATGCAAACTTTGTGGAGCAGTAccattgagcttatgttcaaTCCGTCTCTACATGATAAACACTTGAAGGAGTCTAGGGTTATTCAAACTTCTTTCATAAGCTAATTTAAATGTAAATTCGTGGcaaaaatttaagtgcaaattgcctACTAAGcttatgtttttttattaagGATCTTGCATATTTCTTCatactcaaaaaaataaatagactaattatggattatgcatTATCTGTATTTATTTTAGTAGTGATGCTATATAAGTTGACTTTATAGTGGCAagatgtaattatttgacttgaataaaaaaaatgggaagagaaattgtttccggaaacataaattttatacacttaccaaacgcatttctgttcgggaatggaaattttgtgcaattatcaaacacgttctgattttctaaaactcgtGTAGGAAATAGAATCAGGAAAAATCAATTATTTGGATCAGAATCATTATGAGACACACCTCAAGTGCCGGAGAATACATGATCAATGCAAATCAAGATGGATTTGTGGAGGTGTTTTAAGCATCCCAGTAATGATTCGCATGGAAAATACAGttatttcgagtaaaatccggTGGACCAAACTTCTTTGCATCAATTCAAACTATATGTCGAATAGTTAGAGAACCCCGAAACCACCTTTTCTGTATttattgttgaagtttgtttgtaaaacaaacaaaaagttgCCTTTTCAAATCCTACATAAGATAGAAAGAAGAATGCAAGTctttttattagttagaaggctactatagtctttaaaataaaaaaaaaaaatgagcaagtgggTTAGACCCCACTATAACCCGCATGCATAAATAATTAACCGACAACTGTTCACGTAGGAGTTAAagttaatttctattttattcGTAGTAtttacttttgaattttaataCAATGAAGAGTTACAATTTTTCAGACACGACAGTTTTCGGACAATGAAAGGTTGTGTCCGTCCGAATGGTAGTTTTCACACATGAATAGTAATGTCCAAATTGTGATTTTTCGGACATGAACGGTTGTGTCCAAATGGTGGTTTTTACACACAAACAGTTATGTCTGAATTGCaatttttcggacatgaatGGGTGTGCTTGTATGGGTGGTTCGAACACCAAGAGGTGTGTTTTATTCGTATTATAAAATGGACAATTCTGTTCATTTTCAGTTGTTCCTTTTCATTCTTCCGTTTTCattcaaaagagaaacaatcattttttcaattattttcgcagagagttttaggagatttactggaattTCTATCACGTATTCTCCCGGTGATTTTGTTGTATCTTGAAGAGAATTTGCCAGAAACCTATAGCCATTTCGTAGGCAAATTGATCTTAAAAGAAAGTGATTACACACCTCAAAGTCCAATTATATTGTTACTCCATTTGCTTTGATTATTTTCCAACATTTATTATTGGGTGACTGATTTCTACTAAGATAATGACCTCATCATCATGAGGATGGAAATTTTTATATGTAAAAGAAGTAATCAACTTACTTTTCTCAGCTATGGCAGCTGATTGGCCATGGGAGGTAAGAGAGAAGCTCCCAAGTCTTATCCTCATCTTCCCCGTTCGTCCTCTAGTGTGATCACTTCAAGCATTTGCATCAACATAGTTTTGCTTTGTATGTTTTTCTAATGGAGCATTAATAGATTCGTTCATGTAAGTTGGACCTGGCGTATGACCTCATCTAACATTGTTGGTGGGGCAAAGTGGGTGGTGACGAGAGAGCTCTCATCTTTCCTACTATTCGACGTATAGTTTGAGTTGCTTAGTTTAAGAACGAAATGGCGGAAAGCGGATTTCCCCATTCTTCCTCTTCTTAACGTAGGATATTGGGACAATTGACGCGATTGGTTTCTATTGATACACGCAAATTTAACTCATGCGCGCGTATCAAATGAAGCTCGACTAGTAGTTTTACCTACATTAGCTCGAAGTTAGCATGAGCGGGACTCGTGGGAGAGGGCGCGATCTGAATCGTCGAGATCTCGCGCGCCCGAACCGAGTGCTTGAATATTCAACCAACTCTCCACCAACGAAAGAAATTTT
This genomic interval from Rhodamnia argentea isolate NSW1041297 chromosome 4, ASM2092103v1, whole genome shotgun sequence contains the following:
- the LOC115757119 gene encoding uncharacterized protein LOC115757119, with protein sequence MNLVPSSDGASLATAMAVSGTLILFAIGFQKSYSTTRGIVDHIAEFSDPDIPSCTISGATKKKKKIKREKARRSVHFEEDVAGPDCYNEEFEIRRDGNNENDSKINDYRSSSSTKSKSSSKFGGMPANRAALYEAVLRDRIRHRVASCYR